Proteins encoded within one genomic window of Cydia pomonella isolate Wapato2018A chromosome 12, ilCydPomo1, whole genome shotgun sequence:
- the LOC133523386 gene encoding uncharacterized protein LOC133523386 produces the protein MKTSSHLFMRNLRNILPPRKMEKHSNNSNNISADSLEENFKNKTSLVDTNSDDNVETVVVPFYEKDVVMKVPKDIKRVKQEKLKPKPKVKKEENASSYLVNKNMQSKRSSTYLEKFRNQFLPNYVENKQDGPEIRSISPEVGDTDRGNLSFGDEEQGNPVEEFHDTEAYNEIYYENLLQREVVNYSDTSSVEDVCFNDDLENKSPEDNLKSVSEVSQPRRPLRRVTMEPNVNVKLGGLGPDLESIRPQMMRTRSLQRYSDRVRAANRVSIYKKNVTENKQTDIESDPKSERKSTHNIPRRRVTEEKVSYLVNKSSEKTVQVLRKSHVSKSANPNKTSEVQETYEHSKRKSAGKKALEKLRHRNKPAHDGDVEQRTKNDSIEVRVRSGSKTIKTEIKPNNNEVPPIHISFLVNVENNTGSALKNLEEKHRRYQEMVKQYVNDYS, from the coding sequence ATGAAAACGTCATCCCACTTATTTATGAGAAATCTCAGAAATATTTTACCACCACGAAAAATGGAAAAACATTCAAATAACAGCAACAATATTTCAGCAGATAGTTTAGaagaaaatttcaaaaataaaacttcacTGGTAGATACAAATTCAGATGATAATGTTGAAACAGTGGTTGTGCCATTTTACGAAAAAGACGTGGTCATGAAGGTACCGAAAGATATAAAACGTGTAAAACAAGAAAAATTGAAGCCCAAACCAAAAGTAAAAAAGGAAGAGAATGCTTCGAGCTATCTCGTTAACAAAAATATGCAAAGCAAACGCTCAAGCACATACCTAGAGAAATTCCGCAATCAGTTCCTCCCAAATTATGTTGAAAATAAACAGGACGGACCAGAGATTCGTTCTATCTCACCCGAAGTTGGTGATACGGACAGAGGCAACTTGAGCTTTGGCGACGAAGAACAAGGCAATCCTGTGGAAGAATTTCATGATACGGAAGCCTACAATGAAATATATTACGAGAACCTTCTTCAGCGGGAGGTAGTTAACTATTCAGATACGTCTTCGGTTGAAGATGTATGTTTCAATGATGATTTAGAAAACAAGTCTCCTGAAGATAACCTAAAAAGCGTTTCTGAAGTTTCTCAACCTCGGCGACCACTACGGCGTGTTACAATGGAACCGAATGTTAACGTCAAGCTTGGAGGTCTCGGCCCCGATTTAGAATCGATCAGACCTCAGATGATGAGAACTAGAAGTCTTCAAAGATACTCTGACAGGGTAAGAGCAGCGAATCGGGTcagtatttacaaaaaaaacgttACTGAAAATAAACAGACCGACATAGAATCTGACCCAAAGTCGGAAAGAAAATCCACTCATAATATACCAAGAAGAAGGGTAACTGAGGAAAAAGTGTCATATTTAGTCAATAAATCTTCCGAGAAAACTGTTCAAGTGCTGCGTAAAAGTCATGTCTCGAAGTCGGCTAATCCAAATAAGACGAGTGAGGTACAGGAAACCTATGAACATTCAAAAAGAAAGTCAGCAGGCAAGAAAGCCTTGGAAAAACTGAGGCACCGGAACAAACCTGCACATGATGGAGACGTTGAGCAAAGAACGAAGAATGATTCAATAGAAGTGAGAGTCAGAAGTGGAAGTAAAACTATTAAAACGGAAATAAAACCGAACAACAACGAGGTACCTCCGATTCATATCAGCTTTCTAGTTAATGTGGAGAATAACACCGGCAGTGCCTTAAAGAATCTCGAGGAGAAACACCGACGCTATCAGGAAATGGTTAAACAGTATGTAAACGATTATTCTTAA